In Candidatus Bathyarchaeota archaeon, the sequence CTAACTCGTCAATACGATCAGGCTCTTCCATCAACCAACTTAAATACTTGGTAATAGTTCGCCTATATTCTCGCAAAACTATTTCAGCCTGCTCCAAAGCAGAACCCCGGTCACCCATACAAATGGCAACGCCCAAGCCAGCTTTTTCCATGCGCCCCGTGCCATTCAACAAAACCGAGAACTCACGAGCATCCCTCAACGGAGTCCAAGGTTCTTCATGCACAAGCGTATAAACCGAACCCACCAAATTTAACACGTCGCTTGGATAGCCTTTGGAAATCAGGTGGTCTGAAAGCGCGGAGCACAACTGCCGCTTCTGCTCTTCAGAGAGATCTCTTAACGCTCTCCACTTGTCTCCGTGTTTTGGTTTTATGCCGAGGCTAACGAGAAAAGCAAGGCTTTTGTCCTCTTCGCCGCTGATGTCAGGAAGGAAGGGGCTTGTGGTGTAGGCTAGGGCTTTGTGTATGGGGCGCGTTTCTCTGCCAAAAAACATGAGGTCTTTCTCGACTTTCAAGCAGTCCACGGCTACAGCGTCAGCCACAACCGTCTCGTTCAGCCCTCCCAACGCTCTTTGTTCATACTTGTCTTGCAAATCGCCCAACGCGCCTACTACGGCTATACCCGCCAAGTCTTTATTTGCATCATCTAACGCTTTGGCTGCAAAATAGGCAACGCCTGCGCCGCTAATGTCTTTGGAGCCGTCAATTCCATGAAGGTGAGGGTTCACTTGAAGTATGTTTGAAGTAACGTCGCCGATTGGTTGATGGTGGTCTAAGACAACTATTTGATTGTTGGAAAGATGTTTGCTCAGCACGTTTAGATAGCCGCTGCCCAAATCCGTCAAGAGGGTAAGCGTAGGCTTGTCAGAAGTTATGTCTGCAACAATTTTCTCGTCTACCCATTGCTGAATTCTCACACGGAAATTGGCGCCAAGCCTCCACAAGGCTTTCCCGATGACGCCGGCTGCTGCTAAACCGTCAGCGTCTAAATGAGAAATCACGTGGATGAACCCGCCTTCTTCAGCGCATTTAGAAATGAGCTTCGCTGCCTTAGAGGCATCGCTTGTGAAAGCCTTTTTGGCGTTTTCTTCTATCGCCATGTTCACCCCAAGACTTAGACGATAGAAGCAGCTCTGGGAGAATATTTCCAATCAGACGGTAAAACGCCTTCTCGTTTATAATACTTGGACAATTTATGAATTTTAGCCTCGACAACCTGTAACGATCTTTTGTTAGCTAAATCCATTTTGTTTCTCTCAAGGTGTGTGGAGAGCCGCGAAGCTTTCTTAACTAGCATTTCAAGGTCTTCTGGCATAGATGGCGCCATGTCCGCTTCTGCTAAGATATGA encodes:
- a CDS encoding DHH family phosphoesterase translates to MAIEENAKKAFTSDASKAAKLISKCAEEGGFIHVISHLDADGLAAAGVIGKALWRLGANFRVRIQQWVDEKIVADITSDKPTLTLLTDLGSGYLNVLSKHLSNNQIVVLDHHQPIGDVTSNILQVNPHLHGIDGSKDISGAGVAYFAAKALDDANKDLAGIAVVGALGDLQDKYEQRALGGLNETVVADAVAVDCLKVEKDLMFFGRETRPIHKALAYTTSPFLPDISGEEDKSLAFLVSLGIKPKHGDKWRALRDLSEEQKRQLCSALSDHLISKGYPSDVLNLVGSVYTLVHEEPWTPLRDAREFSVLLNGTGRMEKAGLGVAICMGDRGSALEQAEIVLREYRRTITKYLSWLMEEPDRIDELESIYVVRGEGFINEKVIGTLSSILSTSLPKLEKPIIAYAVADEEVVKVSARTLDMLTSRGLDLGEIMRVAAEKFEGKGGGHDIAAGAQVPIKDVDAFVKLVDELVKKRMEQIEAGS
- a CDS encoding 30S ribosomal protein S15: MLPKQEKGKSHSIRPVSKRPPSWCKYESEEVEALIIKLAREGHSASRIGTILRDQHGIPLVKPITGKSITHILAEADMAPSMPEDLEMLVKKASRLSTHLERNKMDLANKRSLQVVEAKIHKLSKYYKREGVLPSDWKYSPRAASIV